In one window of Bdellovibrio bacteriovorus W DNA:
- a CDS encoding hypothetical protein (COG2391 Predicted transporter component) produces the protein MKNNFFAFLVGLSFAIGLAVSGMTQPAKVIGFLDIFGSWDPSLMFVMIGAIAVHSVIYKLIRKRPTPILAKEWQVPNKKDITPSLVIGSLIFGVGWGLGGFCPGPGLTSLASFEITPVVFVLSMIAGIFIFKVLDTKFGFKR, from the coding sequence ATGAAAAATAATTTCTTTGCCTTCCTCGTCGGACTTTCTTTTGCCATCGGACTTGCAGTCTCTGGTATGACTCAACCTGCGAAGGTGATCGGCTTCCTGGATATCTTCGGAAGCTGGGACCCCTCATTGATGTTTGTCATGATCGGAGCCATTGCCGTTCATAGTGTGATTTACAAACTCATTCGCAAACGTCCCACTCCTATTCTTGCGAAAGAATGGCAGGTGCCCAATAAAAAAGACATTACGCCTTCATTAGTTATTGGCTCTTTGATTTTCGGTGTGGGTTGGGGCTTAGGCGGTTTCTGCCCAGGTCCTGGACTCACTTCGCTTGCGAGTTTTGAAATCACCCCCGTTGTTTTTGTTCTCAGTATGATTGCGGGTATTTTTATTTTTAAAGTGCTCGACACAAAATTTGGTTTCAAGAGGTAA
- a CDS encoding fimbrial protein pilA (COG2165 Type II secretory pathway, pseudopilin PulG), which translates to MFSKNNKQAGFSLVELMVVVAIIGILASIAIPSVNKYIAKARQSEAKTNLSSLYTSEKAFYSEYNTYDGRFVVVGFTPEGSLRYNIGFSATGQVAGVEHGYNTAPTNVTFQAGGAGGYCGQNGVFQNGCTMLRGATNAAPPVITNTFCPASTSAVPANCTTRADNFQAGAVAVIQNGGGNDAWAIDSSKVLRNTINGIQ; encoded by the coding sequence ATGTTCTCGAAGAATAATAAACAGGCGGGTTTCTCGCTCGTAGAACTTATGGTCGTCGTTGCGATCATCGGTATCTTGGCATCCATTGCGATTCCATCTGTAAATAAATATATAGCCAAAGCTCGTCAATCAGAGGCGAAGACAAATCTTTCTTCTTTGTATACTTCTGAAAAGGCATTTTATTCTGAGTATAATACTTACGATGGACGCTTTGTGGTTGTGGGATTTACGCCAGAAGGAAGCTTAAGGTATAATATTGGTTTTTCGGCCACAGGCCAGGTGGCGGGTGTTGAACATGGATATAATACTGCTCCTACCAACGTTACTTTTCAAGCTGGTGGTGCCGGTGGATACTGTGGGCAAAACGGAGTGTTCCAAAATGGTTGTACAATGCTTAGAGGAGCAACCAACGCAGCTCCTCCTGTAATTACAAATACATTCTGCCCAGCTTCAACAAGTGCTGTTCCGGCGAATTGCACGACCCGCGCTGATAACTTTCAAGCAGGGGCAGTTGCGGTTATTCAAAATGGCGGCGGTAACGATGCGTGGGCTATAGATAGCTCGAAGGTCTTGCGGAATACAATAAACGGGATTCAATAA
- a CDS encoding hypothetical protein (COG2127 Uncharacterized conserved protein): protein MSDNNNKNNSNVPYVHTEGDVGVQIVPKVNIPKMYKVIILNDDYTPMDFVVLVLRRFFGKTEEDATKIMLDVHKKGSGVAGVYSLEIAEMKVMQVNQFSQLNQFPLKSTLEEE, encoded by the coding sequence ATGAGCGATAACAACAATAAAAATAATTCCAATGTTCCATATGTACACACCGAGGGCGATGTTGGCGTACAAATTGTCCCAAAAGTAAACATTCCGAAAATGTACAAAGTAATTATTCTTAATGATGATTACACGCCGATGGACTTCGTCGTCCTTGTATTGCGTCGCTTTTTCGGAAAAACAGAAGAAGATGCCACAAAAATAATGTTAGATGTTCATAAGAAAGGTTCAGGAGTCGCAGGGGTTTACAGCCTTGAGATTGCAGAGATGAAAGTCATGCAAGTGAATCAATTCTCTCAGCTCAATCAGTTTCCCTTAAAGAGCACTCTGGAGGAGGAATAA
- a CDS encoding DnaJ protein (COG0484 DnaJ-class molecular chaperone with C-terminal Zn finger domain), whose protein sequence is MAQRDYYEILGVGRDASADVIKKAYRKLAMQHHPDRNPGDKEAEEKFKEAAAAYEVLSDADKRAKYDRFGHDAFSGRGGGAGFSDVEDIFSHFGDIFGDIFGGGMGGGGQRRRSNRNEPRRGSDLRYVTEITLKDVITGIEKEIEFDTDKNCGECNGSGAEKGSQPITCPTCGGSGQVVRSQGFFAMASTCPQCHGEGQIVKNPCKGCKGSGRQSEHRKIRLNIPAGVDNGTRLRVATEGEGGYRGGPPGDLFVEIRVKQHKVFERNGDDLFAELSVPYIQMILGAEVDAPTVTGQTTVEIPKGIQDGDKVKLSGEGIPSLRGSRRGDIYYQVKVELPEKPNKDEEKLLREIAKAKGLKVSAEGLGSFFGRKK, encoded by the coding sequence ATGGCTCAAAGAGACTATTACGAAATTTTGGGTGTCGGCCGTGACGCAAGCGCCGATGTCATTAAAAAAGCATATCGCAAACTTGCAATGCAACACCATCCAGATCGCAATCCTGGAGATAAAGAAGCTGAAGAAAAATTCAAAGAGGCGGCTGCAGCCTATGAAGTTCTAAGTGATGCAGATAAACGCGCAAAATATGATCGTTTCGGTCACGACGCCTTCTCCGGGCGTGGCGGTGGAGCAGGATTCTCTGACGTTGAGGATATCTTCTCTCATTTTGGTGATATCTTCGGAGACATCTTCGGCGGTGGAATGGGTGGCGGAGGACAACGTCGACGCAGCAATCGCAACGAGCCTCGTCGTGGCTCTGATCTTCGTTACGTGACAGAGATCACTTTAAAAGATGTTATAACTGGCATTGAAAAAGAAATTGAATTTGATACCGATAAAAACTGCGGAGAGTGTAACGGTTCTGGGGCTGAAAAAGGCTCTCAACCTATTACTTGTCCAACTTGTGGTGGTTCGGGCCAAGTTGTTCGCTCTCAAGGTTTTTTTGCGATGGCCTCTACGTGCCCTCAGTGTCACGGGGAAGGGCAGATCGTTAAGAATCCATGTAAGGGTTGTAAAGGCTCTGGCAGACAAAGTGAACATCGCAAGATTCGCCTGAATATTCCTGCCGGAGTTGATAACGGCACGCGCTTGCGTGTGGCGACGGAAGGCGAAGGTGGATATCGCGGAGGCCCTCCGGGAGATCTCTTCGTTGAGATTCGTGTGAAGCAGCATAAGGTGTTTGAACGCAATGGTGATGATTTATTCGCAGAACTCTCTGTGCCTTACATTCAAATGATTTTGGGGGCCGAAGTGGACGCTCCTACTGTTACGGGGCAAACCACTGTTGAAATTCCTAAAGGTATCCAAGACGGAGATAAGGTAAAACTATCAGGGGAAGGAATTCCTTCTTTGAGAGGCAGCCGTCGCGGAGATATCTATTACCAAGTTAAAGTAGAGCTGCCTGAAAAGCCGAATAAAGACGAAGAAAAGCTTTTGCGCGAAATCGCAAAGGCAAAGGGTTTGAAGGTCTCTGCTGAAGGATTGGGCAGTTTTTTCGGTAGAAAAAAGTAG
- a CDS encoding hypothetical protein (COG2391 Predicted transporter component): MPQEWINALVGGVIIGVSVSLMLLANGRVTGISGILSGALSAPNKDSSWRWSFLGGLFVGGLVMFSANPSYFENTLNNSLPVTAIAGLLVGFGTVLGSGCTSGHGVCGISRFSIRSLVATIAFMVAGILAVTVFRNLGVL; this comes from the coding sequence ATGCCACAAGAATGGATCAACGCCCTCGTTGGGGGGGTAATTATAGGAGTCAGCGTTTCATTAATGCTCTTAGCAAATGGCCGAGTCACGGGTATTAGCGGAATTCTTAGCGGTGCACTTTCTGCTCCCAACAAAGACAGTTCATGGAGATGGAGTTTTCTAGGAGGCCTCTTTGTCGGTGGGCTCGTCATGTTTTCAGCAAACCCATCCTATTTTGAAAATACACTTAACAATTCCTTACCAGTCACGGCGATTGCAGGATTGCTGGTTGGATTCGGTACTGTCTTAGGAAGCGGTTGCACCAGTGGCCATGGCGTCTGCGGAATCAGTCGTTTTTCCATCCGCTCTCTGGTCGCAACAATCGCATTCATGGTTGCCGGTATTCTTGCAGTGACTGTTTTTAGAAATCTAGGAGTCTTATAA
- a CDS encoding hypothetical protein (COG0664 cAMP-binding proteins - catabolite gene activator and regulatory subunit of cAMP-dependent protein kinases) → MSENVNWGELPKTLRHIFEENAQPLEFKRGDFVYRQNDNPKGLYYIKNGLVGLTIIGANSGKEYLLRFFKEGQFFGHRSLLSGEPYHGNAMVLESSHFFFIPQKKIEEIFKQQPELYRDIAVVLAKELRRAETQHVSILENQIIPRVAQSLIYLKDIDPEHNWTRQEIANFCGSTVSTVIKALASIEDLGLIRQSGRSIEILDRKELLALS, encoded by the coding sequence ATGAGTGAAAACGTAAACTGGGGCGAGTTACCAAAGACTCTCCGTCATATTTTTGAAGAAAACGCACAGCCTCTTGAATTTAAGAGAGGCGACTTTGTGTATCGTCAAAATGACAACCCCAAGGGACTCTATTATATAAAAAATGGCCTCGTTGGTCTGACAATCATTGGCGCCAATTCCGGCAAAGAATACTTATTGCGTTTCTTCAAAGAAGGGCAATTCTTCGGTCACCGTTCTCTACTATCTGGCGAGCCCTACCACGGAAATGCTATGGTCTTAGAGAGTTCTCATTTCTTTTTTATTCCTCAAAAAAAGATTGAAGAGATTTTTAAGCAGCAGCCTGAACTTTATCGTGATATCGCCGTCGTACTCGCTAAAGAGCTTCGCCGCGCAGAAACTCAGCATGTCTCTATTTTAGAAAACCAAATCATCCCCAGAGTTGCACAAAGTTTGATCTATTTAAAGGATATCGATCCGGAGCATAATTGGACTCGCCAAGAGATTGCAAACTTCTGTGGTAGCACTGTTTCTACAGTGATTAAGGCCTTGGCTTCAATAGAAGACCTCGGTTTAATTCGCCAATCCGGCCGCTCTATTGAAATTCTAGATCGCAAAGAGCTCTTAGCTCTTTCTTAA
- a CDS encoding hypothetical protein (COG0730 Predicted permeases): MEILGYAATVLMGLSLGVLGGGGSILTVPILIYFFKMDALLATTFSLSVVGSTAFVGASLKAIKKEVDFKTGLLFALPSFVGVYLTRAFLMPLIPPTIINLGSWTLTKSSLVMLSFALIMLAASYSMLKPKASNRVQEMDPRYMLIALQGLFVGFTTGFVGVGGGFLIIPALVILVGMPMAIATGTSLAIISANSLVGLLGDTQSLAQIDLKLLTALSIISLLGLFIGNRIQAKLPEKRLKKVFAFLLIGIGIFILLDHFVL, translated from the coding sequence ATGGAAATCCTAGGTTATGCAGCAACAGTTTTAATGGGTCTGTCTCTAGGAGTTCTTGGAGGGGGCGGTTCAATTTTGACCGTCCCGATCCTGATTTACTTTTTTAAGATGGATGCCCTTTTGGCGACAACCTTTTCTCTCTCTGTCGTAGGAAGTACCGCCTTTGTTGGGGCTTCCCTCAAAGCAATAAAAAAAGAAGTCGACTTTAAAACAGGACTTCTTTTTGCTCTACCAAGTTTTGTCGGAGTCTATTTAACAAGGGCATTTCTAATGCCGCTAATTCCCCCTACTATCATAAACCTGGGTTCATGGACGCTTACTAAGAGCTCTCTTGTAATGCTCAGCTTTGCTTTAATAATGTTGGCTGCTTCTTACTCCATGTTAAAACCTAAAGCCTCTAACCGCGTACAGGAAATGGACCCCCGCTATATGCTGATCGCCCTTCAAGGTCTTTTCGTCGGCTTCACCACAGGTTTTGTGGGCGTCGGTGGTGGGTTTTTGATTATCCCTGCGTTGGTGATTTTAGTGGGAATGCCGATGGCCATTGCCACGGGAACTTCTCTTGCAATTATTTCTGCAAATTCACTTGTTGGTCTCCTTGGAGACACTCAATCCTTAGCACAGATAGATCTTAAACTTCTGACAGCTCTATCTATTATTTCTCTTTTAGGTCTTTTTATTGGTAACCGCATTCAAGCGAAGCTCCCAGAAAAACGACTTAAGAAAGTCTTTGCCTTTTTACTTATTGGAATTGGTATCTTCATCCTTTTGGATCACTTCGTTCTCTAA
- a CDS encoding hypothetical protein (COG0607 Rhodanese-related sulfurtransferase) — protein MKTLKLTSQLSCEQVYQIWTTEPEVIQILDLRDSVEFQKNHIPQAINITEAEASKILENLNDRLAVFICSQEEQLRLSESLYEYSNFVFMRDCERWLSLEYPMEGTPQDCSQKIT, from the coding sequence ATGAAAACTTTAAAACTAACATCTCAACTAAGCTGTGAGCAGGTTTATCAAATTTGGACAACGGAACCCGAAGTTATCCAAATCTTAGACCTTCGAGACTCAGTGGAATTTCAAAAAAACCACATTCCTCAAGCCATTAACATCACGGAAGCTGAAGCTAGCAAGATCTTAGAGAATCTCAATGATAGACTTGCAGTGTTTATCTGTTCACAGGAAGAGCAACTTCGCCTCTCAGAAAGTCTTTACGAATACTCGAACTTTGTATTCATGCGGGATTGTGAGCGCTGGCTTTCGTTGGAGTATCCAATGGAAGGTACTCCTCAAGACTGTTCTCAAAAAATTACTTAA
- a CDS encoding hypothetical protein (COG0457 FOG: TPR repeat), with the protein MDRRLIHPPVHIEKLVFGFNEIIADSLWIRAVQDFDYCEQKSLENTCINNSWLFVMLDAITNLSPYFRVAYSAGSLALTVIISDIDGATQLFEKALKYFPNDWVINYRAGYHYIYEVKDKKRAAVLLETAAKNGGPPWLYSLAGGLYSESGSQQAAQTLLKYMIQTEQDTSIIKRLQEKLAKSSETLGSQGPAKGQ; encoded by the coding sequence GTGGATCGCAGACTGATACATCCTCCAGTTCATATTGAAAAACTTGTATTTGGGTTCAATGAAATTATTGCTGATTCTTTGTGGATTCGTGCAGTTCAGGATTTTGACTATTGTGAGCAGAAAAGTTTAGAAAATACCTGTATAAATAACTCTTGGTTATTCGTAATGCTTGATGCGATTACTAATTTATCACCCTATTTCAGAGTTGCTTACTCCGCTGGTTCCCTAGCGTTGACAGTTATTATATCAGATATTGATGGTGCGACTCAACTTTTTGAGAAAGCTCTTAAATATTTCCCGAACGACTGGGTTATTAACTACCGCGCGGGTTATCACTACATTTACGAAGTGAAAGATAAGAAGCGTGCGGCTGTACTTCTAGAAACGGCGGCAAAAAATGGCGGACCGCCTTGGCTCTACAGTTTGGCGGGAGGCTTGTATTCTGAATCAGGATCTCAGCAAGCAGCGCAAACTCTTTTGAAGTATATGATTCAGACTGAGCAGGATACGTCGATTATAAAACGACTTCAAGAAAAGTTGGCCAAGAGTTCAGAGACTTTAGGCTCTCAAGGCCCAGCAAAGGGGCAATAG
- a CDS encoding ATP-dependent Clp protease subunit (COG0542 ATPases with chaperone activity, ATP-binding subunit) — protein sequence MMSRELERKLAEATELAKRHQHEFVTLEHVLLVFTESPAMTEILEACSVNVQKLKQDLRDFFKAGIPKITQEQLESYGGFDSWTPEFTLACHRLIQRAAIQMKSAGRNQISEGSLLVSLFYENDSHAAYALSKQGLTQFDIINFISHGITKEGKGDIPPAGSPRGTESMETFDETKSSPLDSFCVNLNEKAKLGKTDPLIGREDVIDRTVQILCRRTKNNPLLIGEPGVGKTAIAEGLAYKIILGEVPEKLKNTVIYALDLGGLLAGTKFRGDFEGRLKAIIKEIEKRPGSVLFIDEIHTIVGAGATSGGSMDASNLLKPALANGDISCIGSTTHSEYRQYFEKDRALNRRFQKIDVKEPSMEDCIAILKGLRPSYESFHDVLFTDDAITAAVELSQKHIHGKLLPDKAIDVMDEAGAYFRLRDDDSEELEINAEKIEEVIAKMTGLPIAAISSSEKTQLRELDRKLKALIFGQDESIDRLVASIKYSRSGLGRANKPIGSFLFTGPTGVGKTEVCKQLAQILGVHFERFDMSEYMEKHAVARLVGAPPGYVGYEEGGLLTEAVNKHPYAVLLLDEIEKAHPDIYNVLLQVMDAGRLTDSNGRVADFKNVILVMTSNAGALEASRGTIGMVEENRSSISMDAIKKAFSPEFINRLDAVVAFNDLSEEMILRITQKFVDELKMALLAKNVELNVTQDVLKWLVKKGYDRVYGARPLARCVDEHLKKALVDELLFGRLVDGGRVSVELENSILKFHFSTTSNGTGHKNVKHPVTT from the coding sequence ATGATGAGTCGTGAACTTGAGCGCAAGCTCGCAGAAGCCACAGAACTCGCGAAACGCCACCAACATGAATTCGTTACCCTAGAACATGTACTCCTGGTGTTTACAGAATCTCCTGCAATGACTGAGATACTTGAAGCTTGTTCTGTAAATGTACAAAAACTAAAGCAAGATTTAAGAGATTTTTTTAAAGCGGGCATTCCGAAAATCACTCAAGAACAGCTTGAGTCTTACGGTGGTTTTGATTCCTGGACACCGGAGTTCACTCTGGCTTGTCACCGTCTGATTCAAAGAGCTGCAATTCAAATGAAAAGTGCTGGCCGCAATCAAATCAGCGAAGGCAGCCTCTTGGTTTCACTGTTCTATGAAAATGACTCCCATGCGGCCTATGCCCTTTCTAAACAAGGCCTTACACAGTTTGATATTATCAACTTTATTTCCCATGGAATTACCAAAGAAGGAAAAGGCGATATCCCACCTGCTGGCTCCCCTCGCGGAACCGAGTCCATGGAGACTTTTGATGAAACCAAAAGCTCTCCACTGGATAGCTTTTGTGTAAATTTAAACGAAAAAGCAAAGCTTGGTAAAACAGATCCTCTCATTGGCAGAGAAGATGTTATTGATCGCACAGTTCAAATCCTTTGCCGTCGCACGAAGAACAATCCCCTGCTGATTGGCGAACCCGGCGTGGGCAAAACGGCGATCGCCGAGGGCTTAGCCTATAAAATCATTTTGGGTGAAGTGCCAGAAAAACTAAAAAACACGGTGATCTATGCTCTAGACCTTGGGGGCCTGCTCGCTGGAACTAAGTTCCGCGGAGACTTTGAAGGACGCCTCAAAGCGATTATCAAAGAGATCGAAAAACGCCCTGGCTCCGTACTCTTCATTGATGAGATTCATACCATTGTTGGGGCTGGCGCAACGAGTGGAGGTTCGATGGATGCGTCGAACTTGCTAAAACCCGCCCTTGCCAACGGTGATATCAGCTGCATTGGCTCTACGACACATTCAGAATACCGCCAGTATTTTGAAAAAGACCGTGCGCTCAACCGTCGCTTTCAAAAAATTGACGTCAAAGAACCAAGCATGGAAGATTGCATTGCGATCCTTAAGGGGCTGCGCCCGAGCTATGAGTCTTTTCATGATGTTCTATTTACCGACGATGCCATCACGGCAGCAGTTGAGCTTTCGCAAAAACACATTCATGGAAAACTTCTACCTGATAAAGCCATCGACGTGATGGACGAAGCTGGGGCTTACTTCCGTCTGCGCGATGATGACTCCGAAGAACTAGAAATCAACGCTGAAAAGATCGAAGAGGTCATTGCTAAGATGACGGGTCTTCCGATCGCGGCGATTTCTTCTTCTGAAAAAACTCAGTTGCGCGAACTTGATCGAAAACTCAAAGCCTTGATCTTTGGGCAAGACGAATCCATTGATCGCCTTGTTGCAAGTATCAAATACTCGCGCAGTGGCTTGGGCCGCGCGAACAAACCGATTGGCAGCTTTCTTTTCACCGGTCCTACAGGAGTGGGTAAAACAGAGGTCTGCAAACAGCTTGCGCAAATTCTTGGTGTTCACTTTGAAAGATTCGACATGAGTGAATACATGGAGAAACACGCTGTCGCCCGCCTTGTCGGCGCCCCTCCGGGATACGTGGGGTACGAAGAAGGTGGTTTATTGACAGAGGCCGTGAATAAACATCCTTATGCCGTTCTCTTATTAGATGAGATTGAAAAAGCTCATCCGGATATTTACAACGTGCTTCTGCAAGTGATGGATGCTGGACGCCTCACAGATAGCAATGGAAGAGTGGCAGACTTTAAGAATGTGATCCTTGTGATGACCTCCAACGCTGGTGCCCTTGAGGCCTCGCGTGGAACGATTGGCATGGTGGAAGAAAACCGCAGCTCTATTTCGATGGATGCTATTAAAAAGGCTTTCTCTCCAGAGTTTATCAACCGTTTGGATGCCGTTGTCGCGTTCAATGATCTTTCTGAGGAGATGATTCTTAGAATCACTCAGAAGTTTGTGGATGAACTTAAGATGGCACTTCTGGCAAAAAACGTGGAACTGAATGTCACCCAAGATGTCTTAAAATGGTTGGTCAAAAAAGGTTACGATCGAGTTTATGGCGCCCGCCCACTGGCCCGCTGTGTGGATGAGCATCTTAAGAAAGCCTTGGTGGACGAACTTCTTTTTGGCCGCCTTGTCGACGGAGGACGTGTCAGTGTGGAACTCGAAAACAGCATCTTGAAGTTCCATTTTAGCACCACCTCAAATGGCACTGGACATAAAAACGTAAAACATCCGGTTACGACGTGA
- a CDS encoding chaperone protein dnaK (COG0443 Molecular chaperone): protein MGKIIGIDLGTTNSCVAIMEGGEPKVLVNEEGARTTPSVVAYTKDGERLVGQIAKRQAVTNPENTIYSAKRFIGRRFDEVAEEIKLTPFKVVGKGNDCAFEVQGKQISPEEIGAAVLGKLKKVAEDYLGESVTEAVVTVPAYFNDAQRQATKDAGRIAGLDVKRIINEPTAAALAYGLDKKAEEKIVIYDFGGGTFDVSILEVGDGVVEVRATNGDTHLGGDNFDIVILEWLISEFKKDQGIDLKSDKMALQRLKEAAEKAKIELSSAQETEINLPFITADQTGPKHLQTKLSRAKFDQMTEDLVRRSMEPCKKALADAGLKASDIDEVVLVGGSTRIPSIQKAVKDFFGKEPNRTVNPDEVVAVGAAVQGGVLSGDVKDVLLLDVIPLSLGIETLGGVMTTLIERNTAIPTKKSQVFSTAADNQPAVDIHVLQGERKMSADNKTLGRFELVGIPPAPRGVPQVEVTFDIDANGILSVTAKDNASGKSQQIKITAQSGLSEEEIKRAVADAEGHAEEDKKRAEAVTQRNNLDNLIYQTEKLVKDSGAQMAEADVKEANDAIAEAKKILENKSASADELKTHFDKLQTLTHKLTSELYKKQGGQEGSGGDAGSSEASSSSTEGGDDVIDADYKDVN, encoded by the coding sequence ATGGGTAAAATTATAGGCATCGACTTAGGAACTACAAACTCCTGCGTTGCGATCATGGAAGGCGGAGAGCCGAAAGTACTAGTGAATGAAGAAGGCGCACGCACAACTCCTTCGGTAGTAGCTTATACAAAAGATGGCGAAAGACTTGTTGGACAGATTGCAAAGCGTCAAGCTGTTACAAATCCTGAAAATACAATTTATTCAGCAAAACGTTTCATCGGTCGTCGTTTTGACGAAGTGGCTGAAGAGATCAAGCTGACTCCTTTTAAAGTAGTTGGCAAGGGTAATGACTGTGCTTTTGAAGTACAGGGTAAACAGATCTCTCCAGAAGAAATTGGCGCAGCTGTTTTAGGAAAACTAAAAAAAGTAGCTGAAGATTACTTGGGCGAGTCAGTGACAGAAGCTGTTGTTACAGTTCCTGCTTATTTCAACGATGCTCAAAGACAAGCTACTAAAGACGCGGGTCGCATTGCGGGTCTTGATGTAAAGCGTATCATCAATGAACCTACAGCGGCAGCTCTTGCTTACGGTCTTGATAAAAAGGCTGAAGAAAAAATCGTAATCTATGACTTCGGTGGCGGTACATTTGACGTATCGATCCTTGAAGTAGGTGACGGTGTTGTTGAGGTTCGCGCAACGAACGGTGACACTCACTTAGGTGGTGACAACTTCGATATCGTGATCCTTGAGTGGTTGATTTCTGAGTTTAAGAAAGATCAAGGTATCGATCTTAAATCTGACAAAATGGCGCTTCAGCGTTTAAAAGAAGCAGCGGAAAAAGCTAAGATTGAACTTTCTTCAGCGCAAGAAACTGAAATCAATTTGCCATTTATTACAGCTGACCAAACAGGTCCTAAACATCTTCAAACAAAGCTTTCTCGAGCGAAGTTTGATCAGATGACAGAAGATCTTGTAAGACGCTCTATGGAGCCTTGTAAAAAAGCTCTCGCAGACGCGGGTCTTAAAGCTTCGGATATCGACGAAGTTGTACTGGTAGGTGGATCGACTCGTATTCCTTCTATCCAAAAAGCAGTTAAAGATTTCTTTGGTAAAGAGCCAAACAGAACAGTGAATCCGGATGAAGTTGTTGCGGTAGGTGCAGCAGTTCAAGGGGGTGTTCTATCTGGTGACGTTAAGGACGTTCTTCTTCTTGACGTGATTCCATTGAGCTTGGGTATCGAAACTCTGGGTGGAGTCATGACTACTCTGATCGAGAGAAATACAGCGATCCCAACGAAGAAGTCTCAGGTATTCTCGACAGCTGCGGATAATCAGCCAGCGGTGGACATCCATGTTCTTCAGGGTGAACGAAAAATGTCGGCTGATAACAAAACTTTAGGACGTTTTGAGTTGGTGGGTATTCCGCCAGCACCTCGCGGAGTTCCTCAAGTTGAAGTGACTTTTGATATCGATGCAAATGGTATCTTGAGTGTTACAGCAAAAGACAATGCTTCTGGAAAGTCTCAGCAAATCAAGATCACAGCGCAATCTGGTCTTTCTGAAGAAGAGATCAAGCGCGCGGTGGCAGATGCTGAAGGGCATGCTGAGGAAGATAAAAAACGCGCAGAGGCAGTTACTCAGCGTAACAATCTTGATAACTTGATCTATCAAACAGAGAAGCTTGTTAAAGACTCTGGTGCTCAGATGGCGGAAGCTGATGTTAAAGAAGCTAACGACGCTATTGCTGAGGCGAAGAAGATTCTTGAGAACAAATCAGCAAGTGCTGATGAGTTAAAGACTCACTTTGATAAATTGCAGACTCTGACTCATAAATTGACTTCTGAGTTGTACAAAAAACAAGGTGGTCAAGAGGGATCAGGCGGTGACGCGGGCTCTAGCGAAGCTTCATCTTCTTCGACTGAAGGTGGCGACGATGTGATCGACGCTGATTACAAAGACGTGAACTAA